From the genome of Fusobacterium varium, one region includes:
- a CDS encoding Ribulose-5-phosphate 4-epimerase and related epimerases and aldolases, whose amino-acid sequence MELLRFLEENDLTAFKENLDMDSIEETDENGNTILHYCVEDGAYDFIDALVYCGADPNAKNKDGDTPMHIAAIKDFGKIMELLLEFGGEVNIKNNHQRTALNLATASKAKSVLKAIENSGMDYSDVTRREKISHHRRLEEEY is encoded by the coding sequence ATGGAACTTTTGAGATTTTTAGAAGAAAATGATTTAACAGCATTTAAAGAAAATTTAGATATGGACAGCATAGAAGAAACTGATGAAAATGGAAATACTATTCTACACTATTGTGTTGAAGATGGAGCATATGATTTTATAGATGCTTTAGTATACTGTGGAGCTGACCCTAATGCTAAAAACAAAGATGGAGATACACCAATGCATATAGCAGCGATAAAAGATTTTGGAAAGATAATGGAACTTCTTTTAGAATTTGGAGGAGAAGTCAATATCAAGAATAATCATCAAAGAACTGCTTTAAATCTTGCTACTGCTTCAAAGGCAAAAAGTGTTCTAAAAGCTATAGAAAATAGTGGAATGGACTATTCAGATGTGACAAGAAGAGAGAAAATATCTCATCATAGAAGATTAGAAGAAGAATATTGA
- the prmC_1 gene encoding Release factor glutamine methyltransferase — protein MLANEDITLLAGKYKLIQKKDGFRFSVDAVILSDFFAYTKKGKILDIGTGNGIIPVLLVSKEKGEDITGIDIQEENVELAKRNVQLNNLNDNIEIVHGDVKEYSMGNSFDYIVSNPPYMEVDGKKQNILSCKSIARHEIKLNLSQLVQSAKKLLKPIGSFSLVHRSYRFTDISRILEDSGFSLKRVRFVYFSKEKNSNLVLIEAWKGKKCKLEIEPPLCLEESGY, from the coding sequence ATGTTAGCAAATGAAGATATTACATTGCTGGCTGGAAAATATAAGCTTATTCAGAAGAAAGATGGCTTTAGATTTTCTGTAGATGCAGTAATCTTATCAGATTTTTTTGCTTATACTAAAAAAGGAAAAATACTGGATATAGGGACTGGGAATGGAATTATTCCTGTACTCCTTGTTTCGAAAGAAAAGGGAGAAGATATAACTGGTATAGATATACAAGAAGAAAATGTTGAGTTGGCTAAAAGAAATGTTCAGCTTAATAATCTTAATGACAATATAGAAATAGTACATGGTGATGTCAAAGAATATTCTATGGGAAATTCTTTTGATTATATAGTTTCAAATCCTCCATATATGGAAGTGGACGGAAAGAAACAAAATATCCTTAGCTGCAAGTCTATAGCAAGACATGAAATAAAATTAAATCTTTCTCAACTGGTACAAAGTGCAAAAAAGCTTTTGAAGCCAATTGGAAGTTTTTCTTTAGTTCATAGAAGTTATAGATTCACAGATATATCAAGAATTCTTGAAGATAGTGGGTTTTCTCTTAAAAGAGTAAGGTTTGTTTATTTTTCTAAAGAAAAAAATTCTAATCTTGTTCTCATTGAAGCATGGAAAGGAAAAAAGTGCAAATTAGAGATTGAACCGCCGCTTTGCTTAGAGGAGAGTGGTTACTGA
- the tpl_2 gene encoding PSP1 C-terminal conserved region produces the protein MEENRVEQEIVSTETIAAPVEKKLYKVLGVMFEITKKRYYFEVVDDVEYKKGDKVIVDTVRGKEIGVVYGEPMMMKEEQLVLPLKPVIKKADEQEIKRYNELKEESAKANAQCKERIIHHKLPMKLVGTEYTFDKTKLIFYFTAEGRIDFRELVKDLANIFKLRIELRQIGVRDEARILGTIGICGKELCCRTFINKFDSVSIKMARDQGLVINPAKISGVCGRLLCCINYEYSQYEQVLRSYPAVNQQVKTIKGDGKVISISPLNGFLFVDVENIGIMKFEIDEVKFNKKEASKLKSEKTQEELEHKELEKE, from the coding sequence ATGGAAGAAAACAGAGTAGAGCAGGAAATTGTTTCAACTGAAACTATAGCTGCTCCAGTAGAAAAAAAATTATATAAAGTACTTGGGGTAATGTTTGAGATAACTAAAAAAAGATATTACTTTGAAGTTGTAGATGATGTTGAATATAAAAAAGGCGACAAGGTAATTGTTGATACAGTTAGAGGAAAAGAGATAGGGGTTGTCTATGGTGAACCTATGATGATGAAGGAAGAACAGCTTGTACTCCCTCTAAAACCTGTTATAAAAAAAGCTGATGAACAGGAAATAAAAAGATATAATGAATTGAAAGAGGAATCAGCTAAAGCAAATGCTCAGTGTAAAGAGAGAATAATACATCATAAACTTCCTATGAAACTGGTAGGAACAGAGTATACATTTGATAAAACTAAGCTTATTTTCTATTTTACTGCTGAAGGAAGAATAGATTTTAGGGAATTAGTAAAAGATCTAGCTAATATTTTTAAATTGAGGATAGAACTTAGACAGATTGGTGTAAGAGATGAAGCGAGAATATTGGGAACAATTGGTATCTGTGGAAAAGAGTTATGTTGCAGAACTTTTATAAATAAATTTGACTCAGTATCTATTAAAATGGCAAGAGATCAGGGACTTGTAATAAACCCAGCCAAGATATCTGGAGTATGTGGAAGGCTTCTTTGCTGTATAAATTATGAATATAGCCAATATGAACAAGTATTGAGAAGTTATCCAGCTGTTAATCAACAGGTGAAAACTATCAAAGGAGATGGAAAAGTAATAAGTATAAGTCCATTAAATGGTTTTTTATTTGTTGATGTGGAAAATATAGGTATTATGAAATTTGAGATTGATGAAGTAAAGTTCAATAAAAAAGAGGCAAGTAAGCTGAAAAGTGAAAAAACTCAGGAAGAACTTGAACATAAAGAGCTTGAAAAGGAGTAA
- the ykfG gene encoding DNA repair protein RadC, with amino-acid sequence MEKYSPEGHRKRLKEKYMKSGYDAFHEYEILEILLTYSIPRKDVKPIAKKLLEVFGSTGKIFGADIKELIKVEGIGESSAVFLKLMGDIAKNSYKENLKDNDILNIKSKNDLISYLRGDIGFSKREEFKVLFLNSANNLIASETLFYGTIDKSAVYPREIVERVIKNGAKSVVFAHNHPSGNISPSKQDIELTQHMYDSLKTLDIRLIDHIIITKDSYFSFLEEGLIEY; translated from the coding sequence ATGGAAAAATATTCTCCTGAGGGACATAGAAAAAGACTTAAAGAAAAATATATGAAAAGTGGATATGATGCTTTTCATGAGTATGAAATATTAGAAATACTTCTCACATATTCTATTCCTAGAAAAGATGTTAAGCCTATAGCAAAAAAACTTTTAGAAGTATTTGGGTCAACAGGGAAAATATTTGGTGCAGATATAAAGGAGTTAATAAAGGTAGAGGGAATAGGAGAAAGCAGTGCTGTTTTTCTTAAATTGATGGGAGATATAGCTAAAAATAGTTACAAAGAAAATTTGAAAGATAATGATATTTTAAATATAAAGAGTAAAAATGATCTTATCTCTTATTTAAGAGGAGATATAGGGTTTTCTAAAAGAGAAGAATTTAAAGTGTTGTTTTTAAATTCTGCAAATAATTTAATAGCAAGTGAAACACTTTTTTATGGTACAATAGATAAAAGTGCAGTTTATCCAAGGGAGATAGTTGAGAGAGTAATAAAAAATGGAGCTAAATCAGTGGTTTTTGCTCACAATCACCCTTCTGGAAATATAAGCCCTTCTAAGCAGGATATAGAACTGACACAACATATGTATGACAGTCTTAAGACTTTAGATATAAGGCTGATTGACCATATAATAATTACAAAGGATTCCTACTTTAGTTTTTTAGAAGAAGGATTGATAGAATATTAG
- the cobT gene encoding Nicotinate-nucleotide--dimethylbenzimidazole phosphoribosyltransferase translates to MKELKKIIGEIEEADKEAVKAAQEELDRKMKPNGSLGTLEDIAVKLAGINGFPVKKINKRCHIVASADNGVIEEGISSCPLEYTRIVSEAMLNRIAAIGLLTRTIGVDFNLVDIGIKDSIPRDYPNLYRKNVKKGTNNFYKEPAMTHEECVKAIMVGVELIKEKVEAGYDIFSNGEMGIGNTSTSSAVLYSFTKGDIDKIVGRGGGLSDSGLVKKKKIIVESCEKYDTFNMEPIDVLAHVGGLDIACMVGMYIGAARYRKPMLVDGFISSVAALAACKIEPKIKDYIIATHMSEEPGMELVLKELGEEAFFNMKMRLGEGTGAVLAYPIIDCAIEVINGMKTPTAVYELFL, encoded by the coding sequence ATGAAAGAGCTAAAAAAAATTATTGGAGAAATAGAAGAGGCAGACAAGGAAGCTGTAAAAGCAGCACAGGAAGAACTTGACAGAAAAATGAAACCTAATGGAAGCCTTGGAACTCTTGAAGATATAGCTGTTAAACTTGCAGGAATTAATGGGTTTCCTGTGAAAAAGATAAATAAGAGATGTCATATAGTAGCCTCAGCAGATAATGGAGTGATAGAAGAGGGGATTTCTTCATGTCCTTTGGAGTATACACGTATAGTATCTGAAGCTATGCTCAACAGAATAGCAGCAATAGGTCTTTTGACAAGAACTATTGGAGTAGATTTTAACCTTGTAGATATAGGGATAAAAGATTCAATTCCTAGGGATTATCCTAATTTATATAGAAAAAATGTAAAAAAAGGAACTAATAATTTCTATAAAGAACCAGCAATGACACATGAAGAATGTGTAAAAGCAATAATGGTTGGAGTAGAATTGATAAAGGAAAAAGTAGAAGCAGGATATGACATTTTTTCAAATGGAGAAATGGGAATAGGAAATACTTCAACAAGTTCAGCAGTTCTATATTCTTTTACAAAGGGAGATATAGACAAGATAGTTGGTAGGGGAGGAGGACTTTCTGACAGTGGTCTTGTAAAAAAGAAAAAAATAATAGTTGAATCTTGTGAAAAATATGATACATTTAATATGGAACCAATAGATGTCTTGGCTCATGTAGGTGGATTGGATATAGCTTGTATGGTAGGAATGTATATCGGGGCAGCCAGATACAGAAAACCTATGCTTGTAGATGGTTTTATATCTAGTGTAGCAGCTTTGGCAGCTTGTAAAATAGAACCAAAGATAAAAGATTATATAATTGCAACTCATATGAGTGAAGAACCAGGAATGGAATTAGTATTAAAAGAGCTGGGAGAAGAGGCATTTTTTAATATGAAAATGAGATTGGGAGAAGGTACAGGAGCAGTTCTTGCTTACCCTATAATTGATTGTGCAATAGAAGTAATAAATGGAATGAAAACACCAACAGCAGTATATGAACTTTTTCTATAG
- the cobC_2 gene encoding Alpha-ribazole phosphatase, whose protein sequence is MGKLIIVRHGQTQMNVEGIFFGKLDPGLNEMGRVQSKKAGDILKKHGYDAIYSSDLVRASETAELVNYLKLPIKFDKRLQEIDFGIFEGLSYKEIKEKYPVECKKSKNEWKTFDFVTGESLERLQSRAVEFVESLDKTKNNLVVTHWGVINCILSWYFSDKLESYWKYSVENGGICIIEFADDFPILKGLNIG, encoded by the coding sequence GTGGGTAAACTGATAATTGTCAGACATGGACAGACACAGATGAATGTTGAAGGGATATTCTTTGGAAAACTTGATCCAGGTCTGAATGAAATGGGAAGAGTCCAGAGTAAAAAAGCTGGTGATATATTAAAAAAGCATGGTTATGATGCAATTTATTCAAGTGATTTAGTGAGAGCATCAGAAACAGCAGAGCTAGTAAATTATCTAAAACTTCCTATTAAATTTGATAAAAGACTTCAGGAAATAGATTTTGGAATATTTGAAGGATTGAGCTATAAAGAGATAAAGGAAAAGTATCCAGTTGAATGTAAAAAGAGCAAAAATGAATGGAAAACTTTTGATTTTGTTACTGGAGAAAGCTTGGAAAGACTTCAAAGCAGAGCTGTAGAATTTGTAGAAAGCCTTGATAAAACAAAGAATAATCTGGTAGTGACTCACTGGGGTGTCATTAACTGTATATTGAGCTGGTATTTTTCAGATAAGCTAGAAAGTTACTGGAAATACAGTGTAGAAAATGGAGGTATCTGTATAATTGAATTTGCAGATGATTTTCCAATATTAAAAGGACTAAACATAGGGTGA
- a CDS encoding cobalamin synthase — MKGILLLFRFMTRLPIGFEPKFDSDKLGKSMKFFPIIGMIIGLILFGAFWLLYTVVYSPMVMAVLLVIIEVVLTGGLHLDGLADTFDGIFSYRSKQKMLDIMKDSRLGTNGGLVLILYFMLKVVLLVEISEFAGLNMGILLLIVPVIARLNSVVNCASAPYARSTGMGKTFVDHTNGGEVVIATILTAAFVGGAAYLFGLPYTILIVIPIIMLLGFFYAKLMTRKIGGITGDTLGAVVELSEIIAMFVIYILAAV; from the coding sequence ATGAAAGGAATATTGTTACTTTTTAGATTTATGACTAGACTTCCTATTGGATTTGAGCCAAAATTTGATTCTGATAAATTAGGAAAGAGCATGAAATTTTTTCCGATAATTGGAATGATAATAGGTCTTATACTTTTTGGAGCATTCTGGCTGTTATATACTGTTGTATATTCACCAATGGTTATGGCAGTACTGCTGGTAATTATAGAAGTAGTATTGACAGGAGGGCTTCATTTAGATGGTCTGGCAGATACATTTGATGGGATATTCAGTTACAGAAGTAAGCAGAAGATGCTTGATATAATGAAAGATTCAAGATTAGGTACTAATGGTGGACTTGTTCTTATACTATATTTTATGTTAAAAGTAGTTCTTTTAGTAGAGATATCAGAATTTGCTGGACTTAATATGGGGATACTTCTTCTTATAGTTCCAGTTATAGCAAGATTAAACAGTGTAGTAAACTGTGCTTCAGCTCCATATGCAAGATCTACTGGAATGGGAAAAACTTTTGTAGACCATACTAATGGTGGAGAAGTAGTAATTGCTACAATATTGACAGCAGCATTTGTTGGAGGGGCAGCTTATTTATTTGGACTTCCTTATACAATTTTGATTGTTATACCAATAATAATGCTGTTAGGATTTTTCTATGCTAAACTTATGACTAGAAAAATTGGTGGTATTACAGGAGATACTTTAGGTGCAGTAGTAGAACTTTCAGAAATAATAGCTATGTTTGTTATATACATATTAGCAGCTGTATAG
- the cobU gene encoding Adenosylcobinamide kinase, producing MGRIIYFTGGSRSGKSRHAEQYIADMGYKDRIYLATAIIFDDEMRARVAKHREQRGENWTTIEGYKNTVELVKPHIKKGGVILLDCLTNMVTNLMIMEKEYDWDHMPDEELTSIENNIKKEVEELLEYIKSSDQDIVIVSNEIGMGIVPAYALGRHFRDICGRMNQIAAAKADEAYFVVSGIKMKLK from the coding sequence TTGGGAAGAATTATTTACTTCACTGGAGGATCTCGAAGTGGGAAAAGCAGACATGCAGAACAGTATATAGCTGACATGGGATATAAAGACAGAATATATCTGGCAACTGCAATCATATTTGATGATGAAATGAGAGCTCGTGTAGCTAAGCATAGAGAGCAGCGAGGGGAAAACTGGACTACTATAGAGGGATACAAAAATACAGTTGAACTTGTAAAACCTCACATTAAAAAGGGAGGAGTTATCCTGCTGGACTGTCTGACAAATATGGTAACCAATCTTATGATAATGGAAAAAGAATATGACTGGGATCATATGCCTGATGAAGAACTTACATCAATAGAAAATAATATAAAAAAAGAAGTGGAAGAACTTCTGGAATATATAAAATCATCAGATCAGGATATTGTTATAGTTTCCAATGAAATAGGTATGGGAATAGTTCCAGCCTATGCACTGGGAAGACATTTTAGAGATATATGTGGAAGAATGAATCAAATAGCAGCAGCTAAGGCTGATGAAGCATATTTTGTAGTTTCTGGAATAAAGATGAAATTAAAATAG
- a CDS encoding Bacterial DNA-binding protein, which produces MNTREFVSYYKKLRKEQDETIEYEEAREEIEEIFNLIVEVTAMDEEVKFKNKGTFSLLKRKKRRIGSPTSNEIREIVPKKTIKFVQSKILVIE; this is translated from the coding sequence ATGAACACTAGGGAATTTGTATCATATTACAAAAAATTGAGAAAAGAACAAGATGAAACAATAGAATATGAAGAAGCAAGGGAAGAGATAGAAGAAATATTTAATCTAATAGTAGAAGTAACAGCTATGGATGAAGAAGTAAAATTTAAAAATAAGGGAACATTTTCGCTTTTAAAAAGAAAAAAGAGAAGAATAGGAAGTCCAACATCAAATGAAATAAGAGAAATAGTTCCTAAAAAAACAATAAAATTTGTACAATCAAAAATATTAGTAATAGAATAA
- a CDS encoding integration host factor, alpha subunit translates to MTEKEFLILYKERRNLKSIREAKERLDSFWKALFDVLEEEEKVIIKDWGIFEKKEVKPRKILNLATREMMITEEKKVIKFKPRMKMIDKVNELNTLIEEEYEH, encoded by the coding sequence ATGACAGAAAAAGAGTTTTTAATCTTATACAAGGAAAGAAGGAATCTAAAAAGCATAAGAGAAGCAAAAGAAAGATTAGATTCTTTCTGGAAAGCTCTTTTTGATGTTTTAGAAGAAGAGGAAAAAGTAATAATAAAAGACTGGGGAATATTTGAAAAGAAAGAAGTAAAACCAAGAAAAATACTTAATTTAGCTACTAGAGAAATGATGATAACAGAAGAAAAGAAAGTTATCAAATTTAAACCTAGAATGAAAATGATAGATAAAGTAAATGAGCTCAATACTCTCATAGAGGAGGAATATGAACACTAG
- a CDS encoding Polysaccharide biosynthesis protein has protein sequence MGKSIIKNYMYNNILLIFNLTYPLITTIYINKIFSVKLIGEVSFSLSIVTVFISLSSLGITGYGTREVAKNRDNKESLNKIFSELLFLNFISVLFFCILYSLVISFFPNLYQYFKIFLILSLNLFMSIFSLEWFYIGLEEYEYIAKRSILTKIISFIFMIIFIKSEKDIYLYVFFLVLGISINGIFNIYNSKKYVRILFRQLELKKYMKLLKYFYFQVIMGCLYNGIDQIILGLNSTKDQVAYYARSRQLISIIVIISLSFTKTIIPRLNNKIDDGEEYKRLVNTSFNFSCFLSFPFLIGTLFLSENILYIMGKENFLPATNILRILSGLLIFSFIAVFLDTNISIPHNKEKNTFYGNMGVMIVSILISLILTEKYGGIGSAIAITLGEFIGILIQLFFIKKQSLYLGFFNKNILKYLFSALVMGGVIFNIKLQNFGYLKEFILCFIFGGITYIITLLFFKEKLLKKGITEILIKMKKEYK, from the coding sequence ATGGGAAAATCAATAATAAAAAATTATATGTATAATAATATACTTTTAATTTTTAACTTAACCTATCCTCTAATAACCACAATATATATAAATAAGATATTTTCAGTAAAGTTAATAGGAGAAGTAAGTTTTTCTTTAAGTATAGTTACTGTATTTATCTCTTTATCTTCTTTAGGAATAACTGGTTATGGTACTAGAGAAGTAGCAAAGAATAGAGATAATAAAGAAAGTTTGAACAAAATATTTTCAGAATTATTATTTTTAAATTTTATTTCTGTTTTATTCTTTTGTATATTATATTCCTTAGTTATTTCTTTTTTTCCAAATCTTTACCAATATTTTAAAATTTTTCTAATATTATCATTAAATTTATTTATGAGTATATTTTCTTTGGAATGGTTTTATATAGGATTAGAAGAATATGAATATATAGCTAAAAGAAGTATTTTAACCAAGATAATATCTTTTATATTTATGATTATATTTATAAAATCTGAAAAGGATATTTATTTGTATGTTTTTTTTCTTGTTTTAGGAATTTCTATAAATGGAATATTTAATATATATAATTCCAAAAAATATGTAAGAATACTATTTAGACAATTGGAATTAAAAAAATATATGAAATTATTAAAATATTTTTATTTTCAAGTTATAATGGGATGTTTATATAATGGAATAGATCAAATAATACTAGGTTTGAATTCAACAAAGGATCAAGTAGCATACTATGCAAGAAGCAGGCAATTAATTTCCATAATAGTAATTATTTCTCTTTCTTTTACCAAAACAATTATTCCAAGATTAAATAATAAAATTGATGATGGAGAAGAATATAAAAGGTTAGTGAATACTTCTTTCAATTTTTCATGCTTTTTAAGTTTTCCATTTTTAATAGGAACACTATTTTTATCTGAAAATATATTATATATAATGGGGAAAGAAAATTTTTTACCAGCAACTAATATTTTAAGAATTTTAAGTGGGCTACTAATTTTTAGTTTTATAGCAGTGTTTTTAGATACTAATATTTCAATTCCACATAATAAAGAAAAAAATACTTTCTATGGAAATATGGGAGTAATGATAGTATCAATACTTATTTCATTAATATTAACTGAGAAATATGGAGGAATTGGTTCAGCTATAGCCATCACTTTAGGTGAATTTATAGGAATTCTCATTCAATTATTTTTTATAAAAAAACAAAGTTTATATTTAGGATTTTTCAATAAAAATATATTAAAATATCTATTTTCAGCATTGGTTATGGGAGGAGTTATTTTTAATATTAAATTACAAAATTTTGGATATTTAAAAGAATTTATTCTATGTTTTATTTTTGGAGGAATAACATATATAATTACTTTACTTTTTTTTAAGGAAAAATTATTGAAGAAAGGTATTACAGAAATTTTAATCAAAATGAAGAAAGAATATAAATAA
- a CDS encoding UDP-N-acetylglucosamine diphosphorylase/glucosamine-1-phosphate N-acetyltransferase produces MKVIITMAGEGNRFKKIGISIPKYEIIANGKTLFEWSLLSLKELWNEEFIFVVRKKYIIEIL; encoded by the coding sequence ATGAAAGTAATTATTACTATGGCAGGAGAAGGGAATAGATTTAAGAAAATAGGAATTTCAATTCCAAAATATGAGATTATAGCTAATGGAAAAACTCTATTTGAATGGTCTTTATTATCTTTGAAAGAATTATGGAATGAAGAATTTATTTTTGTTGTAAGAAAAAAATATATAATAGAAATTTTATAG
- a CDS encoding capsule biosynthesis phosphatase, translating into MIENKNVIVMDIDGTLCKKRKENENYLVVKPKKEILNKLKEYKDKNFYIILYTSRQMKTYKGNIGKINANTAKILFQWLDKYEVPYDEIYFGKPWCGINGFYVDDKAIRPEEFEKMDYNEILKLIGEKK; encoded by the coding sequence ATGATTGAAAATAAAAATGTAATAGTAATGGATATAGATGGAACGTTGTGTAAAAAAAGAAAAGAGAATGAGAATTATTTAGTAGTAAAACCTAAAAAAGAAATACTAAATAAATTAAAAGAATATAAAGATAAAAATTTTTATATTATACTTTACACTTCAAGACAAATGAAAACTTATAAAGGCAATATTGGAAAAATAAATGCTAATACAGCTAAAATTCTTTTTCAATGGTTGGATAAATACGAAGTACCATATGATGAAATTTATTTTGGTAAACCTTGGTGCGGTATTAATGGGTTTTATGTAGATGATAAAGCAATAAGACCCGAAGAATTTGAAAAGATGGACTATAATGAAATTTTAAAGTTAATAGGAGAGAAAAAATGA
- a CDS encoding WavE lipopolysaccharide synthesis, translating to MENLNYQITSTIAGVDYLKKLNVEYVMKTRTDQRIYDINLDIYLINLLKEYPINNKFQKERIIGIGDNTYKYIPFSFSDMFQFGNINDIEVMWSLPLTKRRFTIEDRIKINPTIKEMQKFSNCEMYLCISFLKRTNYKIEYTLESYYKSLKERFLIVDNINIYWFKYNSLKDKTENFLLKDEKMTYNDWTNLYKSFNNIDFRILNEIELKIFQTKLYK from the coding sequence ATGGAAAATTTAAATTATCAAATAACATCAACTATAGCAGGAGTGGATTATTTAAAAAAACTTAATGTAGAATATGTAATGAAAACTAGAACTGACCAAAGAATATATGATATAAATTTGGATATCTATTTAATAAATTTGTTAAAGGAATATCCAATAAATAATAAATTTCAAAAGGAAAGAATTATAGGAATTGGGGATAATACTTATAAATATATACCCTTTTCTTTTTCAGATATGTTTCAATTTGGAAATATTAATGATATAGAAGTAATGTGGTCCTTACCTTTAACTAAACGCAGGTTTACTATTGAAGATAGAATTAAAATAAATCCTACTATAAAAGAAATGCAAAAATTTAGTAATTGTGAAATGTATTTATGTATAAGTTTTTTAAAAAGAACGAATTATAAAATAGAATATACATTGGAATCATATTATAAAAGTTTAAAAGAAAGGTTTTTAATAGTTGATAACATAAATATCTATTGGTTTAAATACAATTCATTAAAAGATAAAACAGAAAATTTTTTATTAAAAGATGAGAAAATGACATATAATGACTGGACGAATTTATATAAAAGTTTTAATAATATTGATTTTAGAATTTTAAATGAAATTGAGTTGAAAATTTTTCAAACTAAATTATATAAATAA
- the cotSA gene encoding Spore coat protein SA, with product MYKLFNKNGKIYSKLDITIHSVRFYNQDFTNIFRKIQIFFLKNILKRFDLISCETKECFNEIFNNGLCGLNISDKLIYVPNGFDEDYLIKNNIKVKKFEEKENIMITVGRIGTVEKNNEMLLEAIEKVDLKEWKVYIIGPYTENFKKNYDDFVKNNLDKKRKVILVGNVEDKNLLYDYYNRAKVFLFTSKWESFGIVLIEALRFGNYIITTNVGGAKDITNNGKIGVITDIGVSEQYKNEVLKVINKEINLKEKYLLSIKWSEENFIWSKILKDERIKNFFEKN from the coding sequence TTGTATAAATTATTTAATAAAAATGGAAAAATTTATTCAAAACTTGATATTACAATTCATTCAGTAAGATTTTATAATCAAGATTTTACTAATATTTTTAGAAAAATTCAAATTTTCTTTTTAAAAAATATATTAAAAAGATTTGATTTAATTTCTTGTGAAACAAAAGAATGCTTTAATGAGATATTTAATAATGGATTATGTGGTTTAAATATATCTGATAAATTAATTTATGTTCCAAATGGATTTGATGAAGATTATTTAATAAAGAATAATATAAAAGTTAAAAAATTTGAAGAAAAAGAAAATATAATGATTACAGTTGGAAGAATAGGAACTGTGGAAAAAAATAATGAAATGCTTTTAGAGGCGATAGAAAAGGTAGATTTAAAAGAGTGGAAAGTTTATATAATAGGACCATATACAGAAAATTTTAAAAAAAATTATGACGATTTTGTAAAAAATAATTTAGATAAAAAAAGGAAAGTAATATTAGTAGGAAATGTAGAAGATAAAAATTTATTATATGATTATTATAATAGAGCAAAAGTTTTTTTATTTACTTCAAAATGGGAAAGCTTTGGGATAGTTCTAATTGAAGCATTAAGATTTGGAAATTATATTATTACAACAAATGTAGGAGGGGCTAAAGATATAACTAATAATGGAAAAATTGGAGTAATAACGGATATTGGAGTTAGTGAACAATATAAAAATGAAGTATTAAAGGTTATAAATAAAGAAATAAACTTAAAAGAAAAATATCTATTGTCAATAAAATGGTCTGAAGAAAATTTTATTTGGAGTAAAATTTTAAAGGATGAAAGAATAAAAAATTTTTTTGAAAAAAATTAA